The proteins below come from a single Chelmon rostratus isolate fCheRos1 chromosome 10, fCheRos1.pri, whole genome shotgun sequence genomic window:
- the spryd4 gene encoding SPRY domain-containing protein 4 produces the protein MAIPVTAARLCCLAGRTVTSLSVRHWRAVSLPTRRCYISTSTASNLQFRLDERTAHSSLDLFKKDTGVIYRMLGLDPSHVQDNPERFREWAVVFGDEKISGGRHYWEVTVKKSQEFRLGVAEALMSREDCVGTNSSSWVFGYAQRKWFTMTNNKIVPVTLVGKPDRVGILLDYEAGLLALVDTENPNIIHTIRVQFKAPLCPAFGLWDGELLTHSGLEEPEGLK, from the exons ATGGCGATACCCGTTACTGCAGCTCGTCTCTGTTGCCTGGCAGGACGGACTGTTACCTCCCTGTCAGTCAGACACTGGCGGGCTGTCAGCTTGCCCACGAGAAGATGCTACATATCCACCTCGACGGCGAGCA ATCTTCAGTTCAGGCTTGATGAGCGAACAGCTCACAGCAGTCTGGACCTCTTCAAGAAAGACACTGGCGTCATCTACCGCATGCTGGGTCTGGACCCCAGCCACGTGCAAGACAACCCGGAGCGCTTCCGAGAATGGGCCGTCGTGTTTGGCGATGAGAAGATCAGCGGTGGACGACACTACTGGGAGGTGACGGTCAAAAAGTCACAAGAGTTTCGTCTGGGTGTGGCCGAGGCGCTGATGTCCCGAGAGGACTGCGTGGGCACCAACAGCTCTTCCTGGGTGTTCGGCTACGCTCAGCGCAAGTGGTTTACCATGACCAACAATAAGATAGTGCCTGTGACACTGGTGGGCAAGCCGGACCGCGTAGGCATCCTACTCGACTATGAAGCGGGCCTCCTGGCCCTGGTGGACACAGAAAACCCCAATATCATTCACACCATCAGGGTTCAGTTCAAGGCTCCCCTCTGCCCCGCGTTTGGACTTTGGGACGGGGAGCTGCTCACACATTCTGGTCTGGAGGAGCCTGAAGGCCTGAAGTGA